The sequence below is a genomic window from Cucumis melo cultivar AY chromosome 5, USDA_Cmelo_AY_1.0, whole genome shotgun sequence.
CTTATGATGATGGGATTGATGCATTTTAATGTTCAGGTTATGAAATAGATTTGTAAGCTCTCTCATCAATCCAAATCCAAAGGCTAAACTTACCGTTGGTTTTGTTGGTGAGTTTGAAGCAAATTCAGTTCAACAAAAGTGTGCTAAATagagaaaattatttttttaaaaacaatatttgaAAGACGGAGAAACAACAACTTTATATTTATATACAGTTAAGAAAAATGTTGATAAAAATCGAATATATTCTAAACCTATTCTTTCGAGTTTGTTGGTATCTTGATGGAAGACTGGTTATAAAACTTTtacaatataatttttattgaaaagaaGACTAACACAAAGTATAGGTGTAAGACCATAGTACATGGAGAAAAATCTATAATAGAAGCTgctcttattattttctaataatcaaaAGAATACAaggaagaatatatatatataggctACACTAAGCCCTaacaaataaggaaataaaaCTAAAGTACagtaaattacaaaaataccctTGGACTAAAAACAATCAATCAGTCCCTCATTTCCAATTATCTTCATTGATAGTTGTTGATCTAGTGTTTTAAGTCCTAACCTATCCACTTAAACGATCTAATAGTTCTATGATATTTTCATTCCAACGTTCAAATCATCAAAGACATGATTAAGGATTCTTTAAAAGTATATATGTTTATCCATTGTCGGTTATACTGTGACATCACTCAATAAGATAACCTTCACGTGGAAACTTGTTGAAAAAAATTATCTCACAATGCTCTATATAATTCTTTTGGCCATTCAGATAATCTACTTCTTAAATCAAATGTATTTTAATAGAAAGtttgaatttatatatataaaaagttaaGATACAATTTCGGCCTTGGAACATTTGGCTTTGTCCTTATTTAGGTCCCTAACGCCAGTGCCATGTATGTTTCATCTATGAAATAAATTGTTCATTAATACAATAAAGTCACGTGCTGTGGTAGTTGGGAGATTATATCATAGGCTAAAGGTATTTTTCTAACCAGAGATCAGAAGGCTTGAAGTTAcaatgaattttcttttttgtttgaattttaatttgaaagaaGATTAAGAGTTAAAATTAGCCAAGGTGAATTTAGCTCAGCATTCCAATAATGCTGACTCCACTCCAATTGTTATactaaaaagaaagagagtTAAAATCAATAATTTAATGGAAGAACCAATAATTACCCTGCTTATAAAACTTCTCAAAGGAGTTTTGTTTCGAATCGGTAACGTCTACTACATAATGATCAAAGATTGGACCTAATGTTGTTCATATTTGGTTCAATATAGCATCTGCAGACGGATAGGATGTCAATCCTGAACTAAAAATCATTAATGCTTTGTTCATCTAATAGGAAATTcttgaaataaataaacaaagatgaCAAAGAGGATTGAATTTTTACAGTTGGGATCATACTGGCTGGATTTAAAGTGGTGCCCCGCCCCCATGTAACATTTAAGAAAGAAATGATAAATGACAAGAATTAAGATGGGATTGACCTCGTTGAAATTTGATACATTTTTGTCACTACAAAAGTAGAGATTGTTTATTTGTAAGAGTAGAACGAGAACGAAGATTTGAAAAGAAGCTAAGGGAGGAATCTTCTAGTGATTAAGACCTTTTCAGACCCAAAACAGTGAGAACTAACTGaaaatagttaaaattataAGCATGTCTAAGCAGCTCAAGCTTGTGATTGTTCCAGGGCGGATATCTGAACCAGAAGTCGATCAAGAAGCTCCTTTTCACAACTGCCTTTTCATGACTAAAGGTGTCGAATGAGAATTTTCCATGGTATCTGCCAATCCCACTTTCACCAACCCCTCCAAACGGGAGTGTATCCACTGCATACTGAATTCACAACAAACATGACAAGAAGCCTTTTTGAAGCAGCAGCAGCATTAGGCTAGCAGCAGCTTAAAATGTAAGTCGTTTTCTCCAAATGAGACTATGGCCTCAAGTTATGAGGTCAACCTTAAAATTTTTCTATTGGTTTGTTAATTTTAATCCATTAATTTTCTACACCTAAACCTACCTGCTTGTAAAAAATTAAGCTTCTAAGCATCTTACAGAATGCATACTTTTGCAAACCAAATACACATCGAGGTAAATGCAAGTTTTCTAAAAGGGTAATGATGGTACATAATCTAAACAGAGACCATATTACTTCAGATTCAAATTACTATTTAAGCTCAAACTTGACTAAATGGTTGTGTTACAATGGAAATGGGATTTGAAAAAGTTAACGGGAAAGTGATGAAGTACGAACCTGAATAATTGCATCATTAAATGTCAAGCTGCCGGACGTAGTTTCTGAGACGAGTCTTCTTTGGAAAGCTTTGTCTTTTGTGAAGGCATAAATGGCAAGAGGCTTAGGCCTTGAATTGATGAAATCTATACTGTCTTCAATCTTATCCATCTACCAAGAAAGAAAGTGAACAATGAATACACGATTCATCCACTTTTTGTAATCGACCAAAATGAAGGTGAAATATGAACGGTTTTAGTGATATACAGTTTGCTCAGGATAGAAGATTGAATTAATCACAAATACATTTGGTAACCCAGTTTGCTCAGGATAGAAGATTAGTTTGCTCAGGATAGAAGATTGAATTAATCACTATTGTTACTTACTAGAATAACTAACAAAGGGTATGACGAAAATCCCCCTTACTGTGCTTGGTTATTTATACATGATATTCACCGGCATCCAACAACTTCCTTAGGAAATAAATGAGAAAACATCCTAACCAATTGAAGCAATTTTTTAAAGGAAAGAATCTTAACCAATATCTTAATCAATTTGTTAATATAGAGAAATACACGTGTGGGACCATTCTATTAACAGAAGGCATATAAGTATACAGCTACAAATGAGAAAGGTAAAACTCACTCCAATTATGGGAAGGATTGGTCCAAAGATTTCTTCTCTCATAATTTCTGCATCGTTTGGTGGGTTCAACAGAATAGTCGGCTCAACGAACCTGCATCAAGATAGAAGTtcaatatagtttttttttttcttttttttttttttttgggggggggggggggggggggacatTATTCATCCCAAAATGTCTATGctcattttcaacttttaaattataaacaATTTATCTAGTTATGTAAGTTTAgttaaaataaataacttatgtttctgatttttatttttaaataaagcTGATACATTTGGGCCATTTGGTAGTCATATAGCTTTTTGACTTTGGTTTTATGAAAATTACCTCTCCAAACTCTAGTACTCTAGGTTCATCCCAAATTTCTATGCTACGTTGTCTAAAAAAAGTAGTTTGTAGGACTGGTTTTCGgttttgtatttttaataaGAATCTTGATGTTTCTTCCAATGAAGTAAAAACATTGGTACAGAAATTGGGACAGAAAACAAAATTCACACATTTTTAATTAGACAAGCCAACAAAAATACCTTGAATAGTGAAAATTGTTAGCACTATATTTAAGAACTATATCATCTTCGTTTTGCTAAACTATAGCAAGTTAGTTTACTGTTCCccaaaaaaaaagttgattaaCTCGACTCCAGAGTTTCAAATGAAAGGAAGTCACATGTCCGTTTAATCACTTACAATTTGTCCTCGTCCATGGATCCTCCATAAATGATTGTAGCTTGGACAGCAGGTTCATCCACCATATTCTTCAATCTCAAAAAGTTTTGTTTGTTTACGATTCTCGCCATGTTTTTCGCTTGGTTCGAACCTTTATCGAAGAATTTCTTGATGTACTTCTTCAGCAATTCGACCTATAAATTAGAACGAACATTATGCCATTTCCAACACATGATTCATGAAATTTATAAGGGAAAGATCGAGCGATTAATCAGAGAAATGGTACCAAGGTGGATATAAATTTGTGTTCAACAAGGATATAATCAATTGCTATGCAAGCTTGACCGGCGCAGGCTCCAAATTTTCCGACAACGATCCGTTGAGCAGTAGACTTGCAAGTCAAAAATCGAAGAAGATTTATACCCTAATTTGTTTCTAAATATTGCAAAGTAAAAGAAGAGCGTAGCGGGAAAATCAAATTATTCCCAATGCAACTTTTCGgcattatattaattttgaaaataaatgaaactcaaaattaatgtaaaaaaaaaatgttttttcaaaaatagaaaaatttgacCGACTATTtacgttttataaaacaaagtcTTTAAACCGACAAAATTTATTACTTGATTTTTCtattatttgtaaatattttatgtaatttctcaaaaaaaaaatatcaattgtatgaataattttgaattatttgttTACGGAGCAGAGAGATTAAATTAAGAGTAAATAAAAGATATCAATTTTATGAATAAAATgagaaaaattattgtaaatgaaaaaaaaaagttagactTCTTGACTTTTATCACTGTACTTGTGGACATTAAATCTGTCAGCATCTATATATCttatataatctaaaatttcgttatattttataaatatctgGCACAccataatatatttgaaaataaaagcaAACTATCCATGCATTATCGTATAGACTACGATAATATAATTATCAGGAACatgttttcatatttttcttatttagtttAGAATGgatcattcataaaatatattattattgttgttattattactacttTTTGAGTGTAACATGGGACGGAATATTTAAACTTTCTAACATCATCGAGATTAACACAATAATTTGATAATAATTGAATTGTGATGTGATCAACTTTGGTGGTGTTCAAAATATATGGTTTAGTTAGTAATTATTACGGTGAAGAATTTAGGGTTTAGAAATTAATGGATAACTCAAGTTATGAAACATTTAACTCGAGTATTgagttatttttttcttattttagttttgtatttttttaagatGGATATAAAATATAGTATTGAGTCATTAATATCCAAACTTAGGTTGTTTGAAGTTTATAATTATGATTTATGGCCATGGCAATGTGAGAGATGAAAGTAGTTCCTAATTAATACCCTCAACCACATCCACACATTTTAGCTCTCTATTCTTTTGCTTCTTTCTCAATCCTTCTTGAATGAATTGCTCTTCTACATATGcattataaataatataaaagttttcaaaaactttaatttaattgatattCAATTTAACCATTGAATAAACTCTTTTAAAAATCATCCATTTTAAGCAAAATTTACATCTCAAGTTTCTTTTAAATCCTATAAATGTTTGGTGTTCAACTCGAGTCGAATAAAATCTTATCTTATAAGTAAATTGTTACATAATATATCTTAAAAGTGCACACAAATCAAACTCTTAGCATGTCATAATGCGTGTATTACCAACtctacaaatatatatatatatataaaaggaaaaTTACATCGGATGACAaaaaatttttagaaaaaaaaagccTATAACacctattttttttacatattgcaaatataacaagtAAATTAGATATATCAGACACCTATCAGAGAACTATCAAAGGGCTATCAGATGGatatttacttttaaatttgctacttttgtaatttagaaaatgaagtGACGTTGActcttttatcattttttttttgttgctatttttgcaaacgtTCCTACATAAAAAGtgtataattttaaaaaaatggatatttttaaatatatcaaaataagtcaaattatttataaatacaatACTATTTCGATTTCTATCAACAACAGACGCTCATAGATATCCATCCTTCTTATCAATAACCAACGATTTTACTAATCAAAACAATCaccattaaaataataatatcaaaGGACATTTTCGATACAATAAAATCAATAGAATATTCTAGGATGGATTTTgagattttattattattattattattattattattattattattattattattattattattattattattattattattattattattattattattattattattattatatgttgAAAGAAAATTATGAAATTTCTAAAGTGTTGTCTTTATCTTAGTAGTTAGTATTCATCAATATAAAGGAAtatggaaaaggaaacaaacCTCAATATCCCATGAACATGAAAGTGAGTCGACAATGGCGGGGCATTTCCCTCCGAGCTCCAAAGTCACCGGCGTTAGGTATTTCACGGCGGCCGCCATAACAATCCGCCCCACTCTTTCACTTCCTTCATAATTTGTTTTTACATTCCCAATCCAAAATCAAAATTCATCTCAACAAATTAtaaatctttttaaaagaaagaaagaaaagaaaaaccccaccacaataaataattaaataataacaacaacccACCAACCAACAGCCATTAAATTACTCCTCACCTGTAAAGAAAATCTTCTCCCACCGCAGCTGCAGCAGCCGCTCTCCGGTCGCCGCCCCTCCTTCAACCACTCTCACTGCTTTCTTATCAACATAATCTCCGATCACTTTCGCCAGAAAAGCTGAACTCGCCGGAGAAAACTCCGACGTCTTCAAAAACACACAATTTCCAGCTGCTATTGCCCCTATCAATGGCTCCAACGACAACCCTTCTCCCCACCCAACCATTTTCCCATAACCAGAGTTAAATCCTCAAGATGAGaaacaattaaattcaaaacCAATCAAATTCCCACTCACCAAACGGAAAGTTCCAAGATGAGATCACAAGAACAACCCCCAAAGGCTCGGGAACCACTTCTGCTGAATTCAACACAGCAATCGCCGGCAACTTCGCCTATTAATGGACAAACAAATTTACGTAATTCTCCACTAATAATCGTCTCCATTTCTAAAAAACACAACATTACCTTTTTGGGGGACATCCAACGTTTCAAATTCTCCAAAGCAAAATTGAGGGACATTTGTAGATTACCGatctacaaaaagaaaaactcaaaaGTAATCGAGGCATTAAATTAGAGAGAAAAAACAAACATAGAAAGAAAGTAAATTACCTCATCTCTAAAAGCTTCAACATGGTGTTTCCCCAAATCTTGGAAAAGGGCATTGtaaatttgttgttgattttggTTAAGAAATTTGTGTAAACCTTTAAGTTGTGAAAATCTCCAAGATGCTTCCTTTGTTTTTCCACTTTTGTAATATTCTCTTGTTTCCTCTAACTTCACCTCCAAATTCTCCATAATATattattagtatatatatatatatatatatatatatatatatatatatatatatatatgcccCTAAAAGAAAAGCTTtcaatcttctttctttctttttgcaTCAAACTTTTGTTTCAATTCTCTATTTATACTCCTAAGACTCCCAAATTGGAAGTACAATACAAATGAAAGGTTG
It includes:
- the LOC103491518 gene encoding aldehyde dehydrogenase family 3 member F1-like: MENLEVKLEETREYYKSGKTKEASWRFSQLKGLHKFLNQNQQQIYNALFQDLGKHHVEAFRDEIGNLQMSLNFALENLKRWMSPKKAKLPAIAVLNSAEVVPEPLGVVLVISSWNFPFGLSLEPLIGAIAAGNCVFLKTSEFSPASSAFLAKVIGDYVDKKAVRVVEGGAATGERLLQLRWEKIFFTGSERVGRIVMAAAVKYLTPVTLELGGKCPAIVDSLSCSWDIESTAQRIVVGKFGACAGQACIAIDYILVEHKFISTLVELLKKYIKKFFDKGSNQAKNMARIVNKQNFLRLKNMVDEPAVQATIIYGGSMDEDKLFVEPTILLNPPNDAEIMREEIFGPILPIIGMDKIEDSIDFINSRPKPLAIYAFTKDKAFQRRLVSETTSGSLTFNDAIIQYAVDTLPFGGVGESGIGRYHGKFSFDTFSHEKAVVKRSFLIDFWFRYPPWNNHKLELLRHAYNFNYFQLVLTVLGLKRS